A genomic window from Luteolibacter sp. LG18 includes:
- a CDS encoding HAMP domain-containing sensor histidine kinase, with amino-acid sequence MTSPLRPSTREWGFVVVMVVVCSVLAVLQFRWTGEIAAAERARLGAGLEEQATRLSQAFDAELATGCARLLPKGAEISNGRLEEAFIRHLKAWKSSGAAPIFSRIAVAVPGTKEVALSELNQQPEALVPMAWPAAWEGLRGNLARKSAGGSPPYQDSTGLIIEFPIRGAGIGPGPRGGPPPDDDFGIGLDPEPGPPVELAWMIFEIDQDYLKNTWLPELVRTYLNPGEQVLRNARVENGDLTLFSNGGSSGKTHGEIRVPMNLQGRAAGVRADHPVSGAWSLVVAERPGELDRVVSASRARNLALAVVLNLLILVAGGLLVRQTQRSRLLAEERMRFVATVSHELRTPLTVIRGAAHNLKRGVVTEPEKVKQYSTLIAKHADDLGEMIGQVLDFSSAGKAGSISRKPVSMAEVLRDARLATEADTRDCVVEVDGLETLPPVSGDPSALRRVFQNLLSNAAKHGGSGGWIGVSAREVVGKREIEVRVADRGPGIHPSELAGLFTPFFRGERARATQTRGSGLGLSLAKEIVEAHGGRVAAEASPGGGACFIVWLPVDTRSS; translated from the coding sequence ATGACCAGCCCCCTGCGACCCTCGACCCGCGAATGGGGATTCGTGGTCGTGATGGTGGTGGTCTGCTCGGTGCTGGCGGTGTTGCAATTCCGCTGGACCGGTGAAATCGCGGCGGCGGAGCGTGCCAGGTTGGGGGCCGGACTCGAGGAGCAGGCGACGCGGTTGAGCCAGGCGTTCGACGCGGAGCTGGCGACCGGGTGCGCGCGGCTGCTGCCCAAGGGAGCCGAGATTTCGAATGGCCGGCTGGAAGAGGCCTTCATCCGCCATCTCAAGGCCTGGAAGTCATCCGGCGCGGCTCCGATCTTCAGTCGGATCGCGGTGGCGGTGCCGGGGACGAAAGAGGTCGCGCTGTCCGAGCTCAACCAGCAACCTGAGGCGCTCGTGCCGATGGCCTGGCCCGCGGCATGGGAGGGCTTGCGGGGCAATCTCGCGAGGAAGTCGGCGGGCGGATCTCCTCCCTATCAGGATAGCACCGGACTGATCATCGAGTTTCCGATCCGTGGTGCGGGGATCGGTCCGGGTCCGCGGGGAGGGCCGCCGCCCGACGATGATTTCGGCATCGGGCTGGACCCGGAGCCGGGACCGCCGGTGGAGCTCGCGTGGATGATCTTCGAGATCGACCAGGACTACTTGAAGAACACCTGGCTGCCAGAGCTGGTCCGGACCTACCTGAATCCCGGGGAACAAGTCCTTCGGAACGCGAGGGTGGAGAATGGCGACCTCACGCTTTTCAGCAATGGTGGATCTTCCGGGAAAACGCATGGCGAGATCAGGGTGCCCATGAATCTCCAAGGGCGTGCCGCCGGGGTGCGGGCGGATCATCCGGTGAGCGGGGCTTGGTCGCTGGTGGTGGCCGAGCGCCCAGGCGAACTGGACCGGGTGGTGAGCGCCTCGCGGGCGCGGAATCTCGCGCTCGCCGTGGTGCTGAACCTCCTGATCCTGGTGGCGGGTGGATTGTTGGTCAGACAGACCCAGCGCTCGAGGCTGTTGGCGGAGGAACGGATGCGGTTCGTCGCGACGGTGTCCCACGAACTGCGCACGCCGCTGACGGTGATCCGCGGTGCCGCCCACAACTTGAAACGGGGCGTGGTGACGGAGCCGGAGAAGGTGAAGCAGTACTCCACGCTGATCGCGAAGCATGCCGATGACCTAGGCGAGATGATCGGGCAGGTGCTGGATTTCTCGTCCGCGGGCAAGGCGGGTTCGATTTCACGGAAGCCGGTGAGCATGGCCGAAGTGCTGCGCGACGCGCGCCTAGCCACCGAGGCAGATACCCGCGATTGTGTCGTGGAAGTGGATGGCCTCGAAACGCTGCCTCCGGTGAGCGGTGATCCGTCCGCGCTGCGGCGGGTGTTCCAGAACCTCCTCTCCAATGCGGCGAAGCATGGGGGTAGCGGAGGATGGATCGGTGTTTCGGCACGGGAGGTTGTTGGAAAAAGGGAGATCGAGGTGCGGGTCGCGGATCGCGGACCGGGCATTCATCCATCCGAATTGGCCGGGCTCTTCACGCCCTTTTTCCGCGGCGAGCGGGCACGTGCCACCCAGACGCGCGGCAGCGGTCTCGGGCTGAGCCTCGCGAAGGAAATCGTGGAAGCGCATGGCGGCCGGGTGGCCGCGGAGGCTTCGCCCGGGGGCGGGGCTTGTTTCATCGTGTGGCTTCCCGTCGACACCCGCTCCTCATGA
- a CDS encoding response regulator transcription factor: protein MNARILLVEDEPGIAEVVSDLLQSEGHAVEVAADGREGLRMAGERAYDLLLLDVMLPGISGFELCDAVRDRGFGGGILMLTARGEVADRVQGLKTGADDYLVKPFDPDELLARIEALMRRVAKPAAAGPVMRFGSVTADFVTGALSKNGTVVNLAAKELELLRVLASHPGRVFSRDEILQRVWPEQPFITSRTVDVHIVWLRQKIEEVPQMPRHIVTVRGTGYRFDG, encoded by the coding sequence ATGAACGCGCGCATCCTGCTGGTGGAGGACGAGCCCGGCATCGCCGAGGTGGTCTCGGATCTGTTGCAATCGGAGGGCCATGCCGTCGAGGTCGCGGCGGATGGCCGCGAGGGCCTGCGGATGGCGGGAGAGCGGGCGTATGATCTCCTGCTGTTGGACGTGATGTTGCCGGGGATCTCTGGATTCGAACTCTGTGATGCGGTGCGGGACCGGGGATTCGGTGGCGGCATCCTGATGCTCACCGCGCGCGGCGAGGTAGCGGATCGGGTGCAGGGCTTGAAGACCGGGGCGGATGACTACCTGGTGAAGCCGTTTGATCCCGATGAGCTGCTCGCGCGCATCGAGGCCCTGATGCGCCGTGTCGCGAAACCCGCCGCTGCCGGACCGGTAATGCGGTTTGGCTCTGTCACCGCGGACTTCGTCACCGGTGCGCTGTCGAAGAACGGCACGGTGGTCAATCTGGCGGCGAAGGAGCTGGAGCTGCTGCGCGTCCTCGCGAGCCACCCCGGGCGGGTGTTCTCGCGGGACGAGATCCTGCAGCGCGTTTGGCCGGAGCAGCCCTTCATCACCTCACGGACGGTGGATGTTCACATCGTGTGGCTGAGGCAGAAGATCGAGGAGGTTCCCCAGATGCCCCGCCACATCGTGACGGTGCGGGGCACGGGATACCGGTTCGACGGATAG
- a CDS encoding LamG domain-containing protein encodes MKTRILSGGLAALALCCSSASALDPTTLYGFESALGSTTTPESVSDGTNFATLGSGGSIASNSRRLGSASLRLRADKAGTTAGTNDSALTSNTYNWTSSDIRTVAFWMRAKPVQSHAFPTMISMGSGTGTGARFDIRLDLGTGADGNLRLEIQGGYVATTAADFTTAGLSFTTLRDDKWHHVAVVVPNLATTVRNTVFYIDGVPVPHSNQGSDAAINTATSNLRIGDSYWDATRNFTGYLDDLRIYDIGLTAQETLDLYNSGVTNASAIAAFDADPEIIGPGMTSSLSWQTIGATELSIDHGIGIVTGQTSVTTTPVDPGTTTYTLTVTTPTATETASLPVTTLGALQATAPKLSGTGFSFTAINLVPGKTYQAEYQNTSLESTWTSLGATFTGPLSTTRTVTDATASAASNPKAFYRVRQLP; translated from the coding sequence ATGAAAACCCGCATCCTGTCAGGCGGCCTTGCTGCCCTGGCCCTCTGTTGTTCCTCCGCCTCCGCGCTCGATCCGACCACGCTTTACGGATTCGAGTCGGCCCTTGGCTCCACCACCACGCCGGAAAGCGTGAGTGACGGCACGAACTTCGCCACCCTCGGCTCCGGCGGATCGATCGCCTCCAACAGCCGCCGACTCGGTTCCGCCTCCCTCAGACTGCGCGCCGACAAGGCCGGGACCACCGCGGGCACCAATGACTCCGCGCTGACCTCCAACACCTACAACTGGACCTCCAGCGACATCCGCACGGTGGCCTTCTGGATGCGCGCGAAACCGGTCCAGTCCCACGCCTTTCCCACCATGATCAGCATGGGCTCGGGAACCGGAACCGGTGCGCGATTCGATATTCGCCTGGACCTGGGAACTGGTGCCGATGGCAACCTGCGCCTGGAGATCCAAGGCGGCTACGTCGCCACCACGGCCGCGGATTTCACCACCGCCGGATTGTCCTTCACCACCCTGCGGGACGACAAGTGGCACCATGTCGCCGTGGTGGTGCCGAACCTCGCCACCACTGTCCGCAACACGGTCTTCTACATCGACGGCGTGCCCGTGCCGCATTCCAACCAGGGCTCCGACGCCGCCATCAACACCGCCACGAGCAACCTACGCATCGGAGACAGCTACTGGGACGCCACCCGGAATTTCACCGGCTACCTCGATGACCTGCGGATCTACGACATCGGCCTCACCGCCCAGGAAACCCTCGACCTTTACAACAGCGGCGTCACCAACGCCTCGGCCATCGCCGCCTTCGATGCCGATCCCGAGATCATCGGACCGGGCATGACCTCCTCCCTGAGCTGGCAAACGATCGGGGCCACGGAACTGTCCATCGACCACGGGATCGGAATCGTCACCGGTCAAACCAGCGTGACCACCACGCCGGTCGACCCTGGCACCACCACCTACACTTTAACGGTGACCACTCCCACCGCCACGGAGACCGCCTCGCTGCCCGTCACCACCCTCGGCGCGCTGCAAGCCACCGCACCGAAACTCTCCGGAACCGGTTTCAGCTTCACCGCGATCAACCTGGTGCCCGGCAAGACCTACCAGGCCGAGTACCAGAACACCTCGCTGGAAAGCACTTGGACGTCTCTCGGAGCCACCTTCACCGGGCCGCTGTCCACCACCCGCACGGTAACCGATGCCACAGCCTCCGCGGCATCGAACCCCAAGGCATTCTACCGGGTGAGGCAGTTGCCCTGA
- a CDS encoding NIPSNAP family protein, which translates to MPRPSLLKSMAALAIGVLTNSLASAEEPAKTAPPLYELRTYHAEPGKLDALNARFREHTVALFTKHGMTNVGYWVPKDNPDNLLIYLLSFPDRTARDKAWKEFGADPEWKAAQEASEVNGKLVGKIESRFLTPTDFSPEPKGTTKGTPHVFELRTYTATPGNLPLLLKRFRDHTRDLFVRHGMTNFLYTTPAAGEPGADNTLVYLLQHASAEAQEKSFTAFRADPEWVQVKAESEKAGGGSLTVVPDGVKSVLLIPTDYSPVK; encoded by the coding sequence ATGCCCCGCCCTTCGCTCCTCAAATCCATGGCCGCCCTCGCGATCGGAGTCCTCACCAACAGCCTCGCTTCCGCCGAGGAACCCGCCAAGACCGCCCCGCCCCTCTACGAGCTCCGCACCTACCACGCGGAACCCGGCAAGCTCGACGCCCTCAACGCCCGTTTCCGCGAGCACACCGTGGCCCTTTTCACCAAGCACGGCATGACCAACGTCGGCTACTGGGTGCCGAAGGACAATCCGGACAACCTGCTCATCTACCTCCTCTCCTTCCCCGACCGTACCGCCCGCGACAAGGCGTGGAAGGAATTCGGGGCCGATCCGGAGTGGAAGGCAGCCCAGGAAGCCTCCGAGGTGAATGGCAAGCTGGTGGGCAAGATCGAGAGCCGCTTCCTCACGCCCACCGATTTCTCGCCGGAGCCGAAGGGCACGACCAAGGGCACACCGCATGTCTTCGAACTCCGCACCTACACCGCCACCCCGGGCAACCTGCCGCTGCTCCTGAAGCGCTTTCGTGACCATACCCGGGATCTCTTCGTGCGCCATGGCATGACGAATTTCCTCTACACCACCCCGGCGGCTGGTGAACCCGGCGCGGACAACACCCTCGTCTATCTCCTCCAGCACGCATCCGCCGAGGCGCAGGAGAAATCCTTCACCGCCTTCCGCGCCGATCCGGAGTGGGTGCAAGTGAAGGCGGAATCGGAGAAGGCCGGTGGAGGATCACTCACCGTGGTGCCGGATGGTGTGAAGTCGGTGCTGTTGATCCCGACCGATTATTCCCCGGTCAAGTAA
- a CDS encoding arylamine N-acetyltransferase codes for MSGPLPESLVERVLEQLGFTTRPDLTLAGLTALYDAWGRHVPFDNVRKMIHMRAANPAPLPGSDPVDYFLAWLAHGTGGTCWAGAGPLQTFLAALGFDAVRGIGTMMAAPDIPPNHGTVTVVFGNDRYLVDSAMLYGEPLLLVPDRETAVVHPAWGLKVAMRDGRYHIAWRPLHKTDGFECRLERFDATDADFQELHERTRPWSPFNHELTLRLNIGDEVVGIAFGQLITLHADGSVTRVPTTPESRRSLLLETIGLSEEIVSLLPDDEPTPPPPGSRTAMAQGQA; via the coding sequence ATGTCCGGTCCCCTTCCCGAATCCCTCGTCGAGCGCGTGTTGGAGCAACTCGGCTTCACAACCCGGCCGGACCTAACCCTTGCCGGATTGACCGCTCTCTACGATGCTTGGGGCCGCCACGTGCCTTTCGACAACGTGCGGAAAATGATCCACATGCGGGCCGCCAATCCCGCGCCGCTTCCCGGCAGTGATCCGGTCGACTACTTCCTGGCCTGGCTGGCCCACGGCACCGGCGGCACCTGCTGGGCGGGTGCGGGACCGCTCCAGACCTTTCTCGCCGCCCTGGGCTTCGACGCCGTCCGCGGCATCGGCACGATGATGGCCGCGCCGGACATCCCGCCGAACCATGGCACCGTGACCGTGGTCTTCGGAAACGACCGCTATCTGGTGGATTCCGCGATGCTGTATGGCGAGCCCCTGCTGCTGGTCCCGGACCGGGAAACCGCCGTGGTCCATCCCGCCTGGGGACTCAAGGTGGCCATGAGGGACGGACGCTATCACATCGCCTGGCGTCCCCTTCACAAGACGGACGGCTTCGAATGCCGGCTCGAACGCTTCGACGCCACCGACGCCGATTTTCAAGAACTCCACGAGCGCACCCGTCCGTGGAGCCCCTTCAACCACGAGCTCACCCTGCGTCTCAACATCGGAGACGAAGTGGTGGGCATCGCCTTCGGTCAACTCATCACCCTCCACGCGGATGGCTCGGTCACCCGTGTCCCGACCACGCCGGAAAGCCGCCGCTCCCTGCTGTTGGAGACCATCGGCCTGAGCGAGGAGATCGTTTCCCTGCTCCCGGACGATGAACCCACGCCCCCGCCGCCGGGATCCCGCACGGCGATGGCACAAGGGCAGGCCTGA
- a CDS encoding thiamine pyrophosphate-dependent dehydrogenase E1 component subunit alpha, with the protein MNSPFADSAVNLALTREEKVDIYRLMVRTRRLEQAAILEYSAGQMGGWLSVQIGQESIAAGVRSLLGPGDHVIAGYRAIGHAVASGMSMEACLAELFGKASGCAKGKGGMMGMFHPAGRFWGGYSVAAAQTPLAAGLAFALKLRDEKGAVCCFLGDGAVNQGCFHEALNLAGLFDLPVIYIIENNGFGMWTSVKRASAYRDCLAKRAEGYAIDWDLIHGDDLYEIRAKTHVALQRVYRDGRPTVLEIATYRFYGQSIADANQRLYRTVEEIEERKLHHDPVVIWRDQLISEGVLDEELAQRISDEAKAESVAARAFAREADAPRLEDITRDVYWESDHDTPASRVGWHFFDA; encoded by the coding sequence GTGAACTCTCCTTTCGCGGATTCAGCGGTCAATCTCGCGCTGACCCGTGAGGAGAAGGTCGATATCTACCGGTTGATGGTGCGGACCCGTCGGCTCGAACAAGCCGCGATCCTGGAATACTCCGCCGGCCAGATGGGCGGGTGGCTCAGTGTGCAGATCGGCCAGGAATCGATCGCAGCGGGCGTGCGCTCGCTGTTGGGGCCGGGGGATCATGTGATTGCCGGATATCGCGCCATCGGGCATGCGGTGGCGTCCGGGATGAGTATGGAGGCCTGTCTGGCGGAGCTTTTTGGAAAAGCCAGCGGTTGCGCGAAAGGAAAAGGGGGAATGATGGGCATGTTCCATCCGGCCGGACGATTCTGGGGCGGATATAGCGTGGCGGCGGCCCAGACCCCCTTGGCCGCCGGGCTGGCGTTCGCCCTGAAACTCCGGGACGAGAAAGGAGCCGTTTGTTGCTTCCTTGGAGATGGCGCGGTCAACCAAGGCTGTTTTCATGAAGCCTTGAACCTCGCCGGTCTTTTCGACCTGCCAGTGATCTACATCATCGAGAACAACGGGTTTGGCATGTGGACTTCGGTGAAACGGGCCTCCGCCTACCGCGATTGCCTGGCCAAGCGGGCGGAGGGTTATGCCATCGATTGGGATCTCATTCATGGCGACGATCTATATGAGATCCGCGCGAAGACCCATGTCGCGTTGCAGAGGGTCTATCGGGACGGGCGTCCGACCGTTCTGGAAATCGCCACCTACCGGTTCTATGGGCAATCGATTGCCGATGCGAACCAGCGGCTTTACCGCACTGTGGAGGAGATTGAGGAGAGGAAACTCCATCATGACCCCGTGGTGATCTGGCGCGACCAGTTGATCTCAGAAGGCGTTTTGGACGAAGAGTTGGCTCAGCGGATTTCAGACGAGGCCAAGGCTGAGTCGGTCGCCGCGCGAGCGTTTGCAAGGGAGGCGGACGCACCGCGGCTGGAGGACATCACCCGGGACGTCTACTGGGAGTCCGACCACGATACTCCCGCCAGCCGCGTGGGCTGGCATTTCTTCGACGCCTGA
- a CDS encoding putative sensor domain DACNV-containing protein, whose product MPAAPLPEPTLQGLILQLHGLLESHPECPTEREIHDICDTLYAASLLKEEGRSVRARVMLAPPDAFADADGPPDGIHAVRFTVPAKLTANEVKRLSPAASFFHSVVAVWPDRDKGLRIWGILNTGPRWMNLVAGGRKPMGNDVPYPVIHVRDPGWLLFYEGYNLLAEWRGREFHGPRMDVFQSRLLSDRFAHLRRGLVSEFDPGCLVPTLDSESYAELAHLISLQFVKRIINLVRTSGHGGSLVFLPAGEEGLEASTRWIDCKYSATPDVAGMRFRRLLQAIIRRVGQLCPENASVEDAWQVFRNSRDPELDRLEEAFFELARFFSDMMQVDGALVLDQRLCVIGFGGEIRVDRNVFQVGQAHDLDGTHVSNWNVQNDGTRHRAVYRLCSVEPSVIGFVISQDSHVRMIASVGEAVTFWAHTVV is encoded by the coding sequence ATGCCCGCCGCGCCGCTTCCCGAACCAACCCTCCAGGGCTTGATTCTCCAGCTCCACGGCCTGTTGGAAAGCCACCCGGAATGCCCCACCGAGCGGGAAATCCACGACATCTGCGACACCCTCTACGCCGCCAGCCTGCTGAAAGAGGAGGGCAGATCCGTCCGCGCGCGGGTGATGCTGGCCCCGCCCGATGCCTTCGCCGATGCCGATGGCCCCCCGGATGGCATCCACGCCGTCCGCTTCACCGTTCCCGCGAAGCTCACCGCCAACGAGGTGAAACGCCTGAGCCCCGCCGCCAGCTTCTTCCACTCGGTGGTCGCGGTGTGGCCGGATCGCGACAAGGGATTGAGAATCTGGGGCATCCTCAATACCGGACCGCGCTGGATGAACCTCGTCGCGGGCGGGCGGAAGCCCATGGGAAATGACGTCCCCTACCCCGTGATCCACGTCCGCGATCCCGGCTGGCTGCTTTTTTATGAGGGCTACAACCTGCTGGCCGAGTGGCGTGGCCGGGAGTTCCACGGCCCGCGGATGGACGTGTTCCAGTCCCGACTGCTCAGCGACCGCTTCGCCCACCTGCGGCGCGGCCTCGTCTCCGAGTTCGATCCCGGCTGCCTGGTCCCCACGCTGGACAGCGAATCCTACGCCGAGCTCGCCCACCTGATCTCGCTCCAGTTCGTGAAGCGGATCATCAACCTCGTCCGCACCAGCGGTCACGGTGGCAGTTTGGTGTTCCTGCCCGCAGGCGAGGAGGGGCTCGAAGCCTCCACCCGCTGGATCGATTGCAAATACTCCGCCACCCCGGATGTGGCGGGCATGCGCTTCCGGCGGCTGCTCCAGGCGATCATCCGCCGCGTGGGCCAGCTCTGCCCCGAAAACGCCTCCGTGGAGGACGCCTGGCAGGTCTTCCGGAACAGCCGCGATCCGGAGCTCGACCGGCTGGAGGAGGCCTTCTTCGAACTGGCCCGTTTCTTCTCGGACATGATGCAGGTGGATGGCGCTCTCGTGCTCGACCAGCGCCTGTGCGTGATCGGATTCGGCGGCGAAATCCGCGTCGACCGGAACGTCTTCCAGGTCGGCCAGGCCCACGACCTCGATGGCACCCATGTCAGCAACTGGAACGTCCAGAACGACGGCACCCGCCACCGCGCGGTCTACCGCCTGTGTTCGGTGGAACCTTCCGTGATCGGATTCGTCATTTCCCAGGACAGCCACGTCCGCATGATCGCCAGCGTGGGCGAAGCGGTCACCTTCTGGGCCCACACGGTGGTGTGA